The Eleutherodactylus coqui strain aEleCoq1 chromosome 6, aEleCoq1.hap1, whole genome shotgun sequence genome window below encodes:
- the F11R gene encoding junctional adhesion molecule A, whose protein sequence is MISLDVELTCNYPSSYQNPRIEWKFDSGKDTVLVYYNGETDWLILSLLLASYKNRAQYYPQGLRLRGVTRKDAGEYVCEVSDTSSGSVGYMEVKTQLQVQVPPSVPVAQVPTSASIGSSVTLACVENDGFPRPKISWYKNNILMPENPKSNPIFQNTTYTMDPKTARPGNTFNPVMQLDSGEYLCEASNANGLQRSTAIFMETYERNVGGIVAAVIIVLLILGLIAFGVWFAYSRGYIGKKTNKKVIYSQPSETRSDKNFQQTSSFVV, encoded by the exons ATGATTTCTCTAGATGTGGAACTTACCTGTAATTACCCATCATCCTATCAGAATCCGCGCATCGAGTGGAAATTCGACTCCGGAAAAGATACAGTGTTGGTCTACTACAATGGAGAAACTGACTGGT TAATCTTATCACTTCTCTTAGCCTCCTATAAAAACCGTGCTCAATATTACCCACAAGGCTTGCGGTTGAGGGGCGTGACTCGGAAAGATGCGGGCGAGTACGTGTGTGAGGTGAGCGACACCTCCTCAGGGAGTGTGGGCTACATGGAGGTCAAGACGCAGCTGCAGGTCCAGG TTCCGCCGTCTGTTCCCGTGGCACAAGTACCCACATCTGCGAGCATTGGCAGCTCCGTTACACTGGCTTGTGTGGAGAATGATGGCTTCCCTCGCCCCAAAATCAGCTGGTACAAGAACAATATCCTAATGCCTGAAAACCCCAAGAGCAACCCTATCTTCCAGAACACCACCTACACCATGGACCCCAAAACTGCGAGACCTGGTAAT ACATTTAACCCAGTGATGCAGTTGGACTCTGGGGAGTATTTATGTGAGGCGTCCAATGCAAACGGTCTTCAGAGGTCGACAGCCATCTTCATGGAGACTT ATGAAAGGAACGTTGGTGGGATTGTGGCTGCcgtcatcatcgtcctcctcattcTCGGCCTGATTGCTTTCGGCGTGTGGTTTGCATACAGTCGTGGATACATTGGGA AGAAAACCAA CAAAAAAGTGATCTACAGCCAACCATCTGAGACCCGCAGCGAC AAGAACTTCCAGCAGACATCGTCGTTTGTGGTGTGA